A region from the Arachis ipaensis cultivar K30076 chromosome B01, Araip1.1, whole genome shotgun sequence genome encodes:
- the LOC107614009 gene encoding SUPPRESSOR OF ABI3-5 isoform X4 produces the protein MDPGRYGLHQGWDNNSALEGYGAVHEPNYRVGGAYEDRRFVDERYPRDAIYQRNAFHRDILDREGYMPPGPPVGHWNQSKRRGYEEDYPIDRESRRFQRPYHEPYNQIDAYREADIDTFPEYDKFRDGYGSIENYGDRGYDKPARFGGHDRDDYAYDDYGYKSRASHHRREDSHERDYDHGRHSYDSDYERGSRRDSNWRRRGSRDREHDRRGLSRERDVSPRKRREHSHSRSRSRSRSRSKSQSHSRSRSQSRGYDDHPRSRSPRGRSHSRSYREDSYSDSRYDRSERRRDREDKRQREHYSVAPSATIVVKGLSQKTTEEDLYQILAEWGPLRHVRVIKERNSGISRGFAFIDFPSVGAAQAMMDKLGDDGLVVDGRKLFFEYSKPTGGPGPDGAMKSGHNHKSITIPSDWMCTICGYINFARRTSCYQCNEPRTEDAPAADISLTNSSAIGKKGLEAGPTHVLVVRGLDENADEEMLRYEFSKHAPIKDLRLVRDKFTHVSRGFAFVHFYSVEDATKALEATNGTTLEKNGQILRVAYAKSILGPGSGAPGTSQSSSLAAAAIEAATFAQQYDSVGWAPKEYNPDDKQATAPEQSTAGGAPQSGFVWDEASGYYYDAASGFYYDGNTGLYYDGNNGIWYTYDHQTQQYIPCTEQNQNNTANQQSEPSKASDGASSKKVVISAPASTVASVEKPASLADAVQAAATAALAAEKKEKEKAKEIKLASKSSILANKKKMNNVLSMWKQRSHEGQATRVALEDNQLSVSTDDRSYPTKNRLKGESMPRETNVSSLGTHTTVIQAAGLDSQAQARPVSNSLGGTIMGVIRGSGRGVVKSDTYPGSTASPSSFSSSSAASVDAQISSTPFRTDVSALGSYTPSVAAGSGRRRFSEAPSSASIHKEQPQTTYRDRAAERRSLYGSSSSGGNDLADYEIGDSRTWKGWEWNGRASAGTSHGE, from the exons ATGGATCCTGGTCGCTATGGTCTTCATCAAGGCTGGGATAATAACAGC GCTCTTGAGGGTTATGGTGCGGTCCATGAGCCAAATTATCG GGTTGGGGGTGCTTATGAGGATAGACGCTTTGTAGATGAAAGATATCCAAGGGATGCCATATACCAGAGAAATGCTTTCCATCGTGACATTTTGGATAGGGAGGGCTATATGCCACCAGGACCTCCTGTTGGCCACTGGAATCAATCCAAAAGGAGAGGTTATGAGGAAGATTATCCAATTGACAGAGAATCTAGACGTTTTCAGAGGCCTTATCATGAGCCATATAATCAGATTGATGCCTACAGGGAAGCCGATATTGACACGTTCCCAGAATATGATAAGTTTCGAGATGGTTATGGCAGCATTGAAAACTATGGTGATCGAGGATATGATAAACCTGCCAGGTTTGGAGGACATGACCGTGATGATTATGCATATGATGACTATGGCTACAAGTCCCGTGCTTCTCATCATCGTAGGGAGGATAGCCATGAGAGGGATTATGATCATGGCCGCCATAGTTATGATTCTGATTATGAAAGAGGCAGTAGAAGAGATAGTAACTGGAGGCGACGTGGATCACGTGATCGAGAACATGATAGAAGAGGTCTTAGTCGGGAAAGAGATGTAAGCCCGCGTAAGAGGCGTGAGCATTCTCATTCTAGGTCCCGGTCCCGTTCCCGGTCCCGGTCCAAATCTCAGTCCCATTCCCGATCCCGCTCCCAGTCTCGTGGATACGACGATCATCCAAGATCAAGGTCCCCTCGAGGTCGAAGCCATAGTCGGAGTTATAGAGAAGATAGCTATAGTGACAGTCGATACGATAGAAGTGAAAGACGCAGGGATCGTGAGGATAAACGTCAGCGTGAACATTATTCAGTG GCCCCATCTGCAACTATTGTTGTGAAAGGTCTCTCACAGAAAACTACTGAGGAGGATCTGTACCAAATACTT GCGGAGTGGGGACCCCTTCGTCATGTTCGTGTTATAAAGGAAAGAAATTCTGGCATTTCTCGGGGATTTGCGTTTATCGATTTTCCTTCTGTG GGAGCCGCACAAGCAATGATGGACAAGCTAGGAGATGATGGTCTTGTTGTGGATGGCAGAAAGCTTTTCTTCGAATAtag TAAACCTACTGGTGGTCCAGGTCCTGATGGAGCTATGAAATCAGGCCATAATCATAAGAGCATTACAATACCATCTGATTGGATGTGCACTATATGTGGCTACATCAATTTTGCACGTCGTACCTCTTGTTATCAG TGTAATGAGCCACGAACTGAGGATGCTCCTGCAGCAGATATTTCATTAACAAATTCATCAGCCATAGGGAAGAAGGGTCTGGAGGCAG GTCCAACTCATGTTTTGGTTGTTCGCGGATTGGATGAAAATGCTGATGAGGAAATGCTCCGCTATGAGTTTTCTAAACATGCTCCAATTAAG GATCTGCGTCTTGTGAGAGACAAGTTTACACATGTCTCAAGGggatttgcatttgtacactttTATTCG GTGGAGGATGCTACCAAAGCTCTTGAGGCAACAAATGGGACTACTCTTGAGAAGAATGGACAAATTCTAAGAGTGGCATATGCTAAAAGTATCTTGGGCCCTGGATCAGGAGCACCAGGAACTTCCCAATCAAGCAGCCTTGCAGCAGCTGCTATTGAGGCTGCGACCTTTGCTCAACAG TATGATTCTGTGGGGTGGGCTCCAAAAGAATACAATCCCGATGATAAGCAAGCTACTGCTCCTGAGCAAAGCACCGCAGGTGGTGCTCCACAATCAGGCTTTGTTTGGGATGAAGCATCCGGTTATTACTATGATGCCGCATCTGGGTTTTACTACGATGGAAATACTG GTCTTTACTACGATGGTAATAATGGGATATGGTATACGTATGACCACCAAACTCAACAGTACATCCCTTGCACTGAACAAAACCAAAACAACACAGCTAACCAGCAGTCTGAACCTTCCAAGGCATCTGATGGTGCCAGTAGTAAAAAGGTGGTAATTTCTGCACCGGCTTCTACTGTTGCATCAGTTGAGAAGCCTGCATCATTGGCAGATGCTGTGCAGGCTGCTGCAACGGCTGCTTTAGCTgctgagaagaaagaaaaagagaaggcaaAGGAGATAAAACTTGCCTCAAAAAGCAGTATTCTAGCAAACAAGAAAAAAATGAACAATGTGTTGTCAATGTGGAAGCAGAGGAGCCATGAAGGGCAGGCTACTCGAGTAGCCTTGGAGGACAATCAACTCTCTGTTTCCACCGACGATAGGTCATACCCTACAAAGAACAGGTTAAAAGGTGAATCTATGCCTAGGGAAACCAATGTATCTAGCTTGGGAACACATACAACTGTTATCCAGGCTGCTGGTTTGGACTCTCAGGCGCAGGCACGCCCTGTTAGTAATAGTCTTGGTGGAACTATTATGGGAGTTATAAGGGGTTCAGGAAGAGGGGTTGTCAAGTCAGATACCTACCCTGGTTCTACAGCTTCTCCATCATCATTCTCAAGTTCTTCAGCTGCAAGTGTCGATGCACAGATAAGTTCAACTCCTTTTAGAACAGATGTCTCTGCCTTGGGttcatatacaccatcagtggcTGCTGGAAGTGGCAGAAGAAGGTTTTCAGAAGCGCCTAGTTCCGCTTCAATTCATAAGGAGCAACCTCAAACAACCTATAGGGATCGTGCAGCTGAGAGGAGAAGTTTGTATGGCTCATCATCATCGGGTGGGAATGATTTGGCTGATTATGAAATTGGGGATTCAA GGACTTGGAAAGGATGGGAGTGGAATGGTAGAGCCAGTGCAGGCACAAGCCATGGAGAATAG
- the LOC107614009 gene encoding SUPPRESSOR OF ABI3-5 isoform X2 produces the protein MDPGRYGLHQGWDNNSALEGYGAVHEPNYRVGGAYEDRRFVDERYPRDAIYQRNAFHRDILDREGYMPPGPPVGHWNQSKRRGYEEDYPIDRESRRFQRPYHEPYNQIDAYREADIDTFPEYDKFRDGYGSIENYGDRGYDKPARFGGHDRDDYAYDDYGYKSRASHHRREDSHERDYDHGRHSYDSDYERGSRRDSNWRRRGSRDREHDRRGLSRERDVSPRKRREHSHSRSRSRSRSRSKSQSHSRSRSQSRGYDDHPRSRSPRGRSHSRSYREDSYSDSRYDRSERRRDREDKRQREHYSVAPSATIVVKGLSQKTTEEDLYQILAEWGPLRHVRVIKERNSGISRGFAFIDFPSVGAAQAMMDKLGDDGLVVDGRKLFFEYSKPTGGPGPDGAMKSGHNHKSITIPSDWMCTICGYINFARRTSCYQCNEPRTEDAPAADISLTNSSAIGKKGLEAGPTHVLVVRGLDENADEEMLRYEFSKHAPIKDLRLVRDKFTHVSRGFAFVHFYSVEDATKALEATNGTTLEKNGQILRVAYAKSILGPGSGAPGTSQSSSLAAAAIEAATFAQQYDSVGWAPKEYNPDDKQATAPEQSTAGGAPQSGFVWDEASGYYYDAASGFYYDGNTGLYYDGNNGIWYTYDHQTQQYIPCTEQNQNNTANQQSEPSKASDGASSKKVVISAPASTVASVEKPASLADAVQAAATAALAAEKKEKEKAKEIKLASKSSILANKKKMNNVLSMWKQRSHEGQATRVALEDNQLSVSTDDRSYPTKNRLKGESMPRETNVSSLGTHTTVIQAAGLDSQAQARPVSNSLGGTIMGVIRGSGRGVVKSDTYPGSTASPSSFSSSSAASVDAQISSTPFRTDVSALGSYTPSVAAGSGRRRFSEAPSSASIHKEQPQTTYRDRAAERRSLYGSSSSGGNDLADYEIGDSNRDFVSRKGDPMPFPPGVGGGRAVGEVNLDTFEVITAEKALDENNVGNRMLRNMGWQEGLGLGKDGSGMVEPVQAQAMENRAGLGSQQKKLDPSLEVQAGDSYKMLIHKKALARFREMNDS, from the exons ATGGATCCTGGTCGCTATGGTCTTCATCAAGGCTGGGATAATAACAGC GCTCTTGAGGGTTATGGTGCGGTCCATGAGCCAAATTATCG GGTTGGGGGTGCTTATGAGGATAGACGCTTTGTAGATGAAAGATATCCAAGGGATGCCATATACCAGAGAAATGCTTTCCATCGTGACATTTTGGATAGGGAGGGCTATATGCCACCAGGACCTCCTGTTGGCCACTGGAATCAATCCAAAAGGAGAGGTTATGAGGAAGATTATCCAATTGACAGAGAATCTAGACGTTTTCAGAGGCCTTATCATGAGCCATATAATCAGATTGATGCCTACAGGGAAGCCGATATTGACACGTTCCCAGAATATGATAAGTTTCGAGATGGTTATGGCAGCATTGAAAACTATGGTGATCGAGGATATGATAAACCTGCCAGGTTTGGAGGACATGACCGTGATGATTATGCATATGATGACTATGGCTACAAGTCCCGTGCTTCTCATCATCGTAGGGAGGATAGCCATGAGAGGGATTATGATCATGGCCGCCATAGTTATGATTCTGATTATGAAAGAGGCAGTAGAAGAGATAGTAACTGGAGGCGACGTGGATCACGTGATCGAGAACATGATAGAAGAGGTCTTAGTCGGGAAAGAGATGTAAGCCCGCGTAAGAGGCGTGAGCATTCTCATTCTAGGTCCCGGTCCCGTTCCCGGTCCCGGTCCAAATCTCAGTCCCATTCCCGATCCCGCTCCCAGTCTCGTGGATACGACGATCATCCAAGATCAAGGTCCCCTCGAGGTCGAAGCCATAGTCGGAGTTATAGAGAAGATAGCTATAGTGACAGTCGATACGATAGAAGTGAAAGACGCAGGGATCGTGAGGATAAACGTCAGCGTGAACATTATTCAGTG GCCCCATCTGCAACTATTGTTGTGAAAGGTCTCTCACAGAAAACTACTGAGGAGGATCTGTACCAAATACTT GCGGAGTGGGGACCCCTTCGTCATGTTCGTGTTATAAAGGAAAGAAATTCTGGCATTTCTCGGGGATTTGCGTTTATCGATTTTCCTTCTGTG GGAGCCGCACAAGCAATGATGGACAAGCTAGGAGATGATGGTCTTGTTGTGGATGGCAGAAAGCTTTTCTTCGAATAtag TAAACCTACTGGTGGTCCAGGTCCTGATGGAGCTATGAAATCAGGCCATAATCATAAGAGCATTACAATACCATCTGATTGGATGTGCACTATATGTGGCTACATCAATTTTGCACGTCGTACCTCTTGTTATCAG TGTAATGAGCCACGAACTGAGGATGCTCCTGCAGCAGATATTTCATTAACAAATTCATCAGCCATAGGGAAGAAGGGTCTGGAGGCAG GTCCAACTCATGTTTTGGTTGTTCGCGGATTGGATGAAAATGCTGATGAGGAAATGCTCCGCTATGAGTTTTCTAAACATGCTCCAATTAAG GATCTGCGTCTTGTGAGAGACAAGTTTACACATGTCTCAAGGggatttgcatttgtacactttTATTCG GTGGAGGATGCTACCAAAGCTCTTGAGGCAACAAATGGGACTACTCTTGAGAAGAATGGACAAATTCTAAGAGTGGCATATGCTAAAAGTATCTTGGGCCCTGGATCAGGAGCACCAGGAACTTCCCAATCAAGCAGCCTTGCAGCAGCTGCTATTGAGGCTGCGACCTTTGCTCAACAG TATGATTCTGTGGGGTGGGCTCCAAAAGAATACAATCCCGATGATAAGCAAGCTACTGCTCCTGAGCAAAGCACCGCAGGTGGTGCTCCACAATCAGGCTTTGTTTGGGATGAAGCATCCGGTTATTACTATGATGCCGCATCTGGGTTTTACTACGATGGAAATACTG GTCTTTACTACGATGGTAATAATGGGATATGGTATACGTATGACCACCAAACTCAACAGTACATCCCTTGCACTGAACAAAACCAAAACAACACAGCTAACCAGCAGTCTGAACCTTCCAAGGCATCTGATGGTGCCAGTAGTAAAAAGGTGGTAATTTCTGCACCGGCTTCTACTGTTGCATCAGTTGAGAAGCCTGCATCATTGGCAGATGCTGTGCAGGCTGCTGCAACGGCTGCTTTAGCTgctgagaagaaagaaaaagagaaggcaaAGGAGATAAAACTTGCCTCAAAAAGCAGTATTCTAGCAAACAAGAAAAAAATGAACAATGTGTTGTCAATGTGGAAGCAGAGGAGCCATGAAGGGCAGGCTACTCGAGTAGCCTTGGAGGACAATCAACTCTCTGTTTCCACCGACGATAGGTCATACCCTACAAAGAACAGGTTAAAAGGTGAATCTATGCCTAGGGAAACCAATGTATCTAGCTTGGGAACACATACAACTGTTATCCAGGCTGCTGGTTTGGACTCTCAGGCGCAGGCACGCCCTGTTAGTAATAGTCTTGGTGGAACTATTATGGGAGTTATAAGGGGTTCAGGAAGAGGGGTTGTCAAGTCAGATACCTACCCTGGTTCTACAGCTTCTCCATCATCATTCTCAAGTTCTTCAGCTGCAAGTGTCGATGCACAGATAAGTTCAACTCCTTTTAGAACAGATGTCTCTGCCTTGGGttcatatacaccatcagtggcTGCTGGAAGTGGCAGAAGAAGGTTTTCAGAAGCGCCTAGTTCCGCTTCAATTCATAAGGAGCAACCTCAAACAACCTATAGGGATCGTGCAGCTGAGAGGAGAAGTTTGTATGGCTCATCATCATCGGGTGGGAATGATTTGGCTGATTATGAAATTGGGGATTCAA ATCGAGATTTTGTGTCGAGGAAGGGTGATCCTATGCCTTTTCCTCCTGGGGTTGGTGGAGGACGTGCAGTTGGAGAAGTCAACCTTGATACTTTTGAGGTGATTACAGCAGAAAAAGCACTTGATGAAAACAATGTTGGCAATCGTATGCTTCGCAACATGGGATGGCAGGAAGGCTTG GGACTTGGAAAGGATGGGAGTGGAATGGTAGAGCCAGTGCAGGCACAAGCCATGGAGAATAGAGCAGGACTTGGAAGTCAGCAGAAGAAGTTAGATCCTAGCCTTGAGGTGCAGGCAGGGGACAGTTATAAGATGCTTATTCATAAAAAGGCACTTGCCAGGTTCCGGGAAATGAATGACAGTTAA
- the LOC107614009 gene encoding SUPPRESSOR OF ABI3-5 isoform X1, with product MDPGRYGLHQGWDNNSALEGYGAVHEPNYRVGGAYEDRRFVDERYPRDAIYQRNAFHRDILDREGYMPPGPPVGHWNQSKRRGYEEDYPIDRESRRFQRPYHEPYNQIDAYREADIDTFPEYDKFRDGYGSIENYGDRGYDKPARFGGHDRDDYAYDDYGYKSRASHHRREDSHERDYDHGRHSYDSDYERGSRRDSNWRRRGSRDREHDRRGLSRERDVSPRKRREHSHSRSRSRSRSRSKSQSHSRSRSQSRGYDDHPRSRSPRGRSHSRSYREDSYSDSRYDRSERRRDREDKRQREHYSVAPSATIVVKGLSQKTTEEDLYQILAEWGPLRHVRVIKERNSGISRGFAFIDFPSVGAAQAMMDKLGDDGLVVDGRKLFFEYSSKPTGGPGPDGAMKSGHNHKSITIPSDWMCTICGYINFARRTSCYQCNEPRTEDAPAADISLTNSSAIGKKGLEAGPTHVLVVRGLDENADEEMLRYEFSKHAPIKDLRLVRDKFTHVSRGFAFVHFYSVEDATKALEATNGTTLEKNGQILRVAYAKSILGPGSGAPGTSQSSSLAAAAIEAATFAQQYDSVGWAPKEYNPDDKQATAPEQSTAGGAPQSGFVWDEASGYYYDAASGFYYDGNTGLYYDGNNGIWYTYDHQTQQYIPCTEQNQNNTANQQSEPSKASDGASSKKVVISAPASTVASVEKPASLADAVQAAATAALAAEKKEKEKAKEIKLASKSSILANKKKMNNVLSMWKQRSHEGQATRVALEDNQLSVSTDDRSYPTKNRLKGESMPRETNVSSLGTHTTVIQAAGLDSQAQARPVSNSLGGTIMGVIRGSGRGVVKSDTYPGSTASPSSFSSSSAASVDAQISSTPFRTDVSALGSYTPSVAAGSGRRRFSEAPSSASIHKEQPQTTYRDRAAERRSLYGSSSSGGNDLADYEIGDSNRDFVSRKGDPMPFPPGVGGGRAVGEVNLDTFEVITAEKALDENNVGNRMLRNMGWQEGLGLGKDGSGMVEPVQAQAMENRAGLGSQQKKLDPSLEVQAGDSYKMLIHKKALARFREMNDS from the exons ATGGATCCTGGTCGCTATGGTCTTCATCAAGGCTGGGATAATAACAGC GCTCTTGAGGGTTATGGTGCGGTCCATGAGCCAAATTATCG GGTTGGGGGTGCTTATGAGGATAGACGCTTTGTAGATGAAAGATATCCAAGGGATGCCATATACCAGAGAAATGCTTTCCATCGTGACATTTTGGATAGGGAGGGCTATATGCCACCAGGACCTCCTGTTGGCCACTGGAATCAATCCAAAAGGAGAGGTTATGAGGAAGATTATCCAATTGACAGAGAATCTAGACGTTTTCAGAGGCCTTATCATGAGCCATATAATCAGATTGATGCCTACAGGGAAGCCGATATTGACACGTTCCCAGAATATGATAAGTTTCGAGATGGTTATGGCAGCATTGAAAACTATGGTGATCGAGGATATGATAAACCTGCCAGGTTTGGAGGACATGACCGTGATGATTATGCATATGATGACTATGGCTACAAGTCCCGTGCTTCTCATCATCGTAGGGAGGATAGCCATGAGAGGGATTATGATCATGGCCGCCATAGTTATGATTCTGATTATGAAAGAGGCAGTAGAAGAGATAGTAACTGGAGGCGACGTGGATCACGTGATCGAGAACATGATAGAAGAGGTCTTAGTCGGGAAAGAGATGTAAGCCCGCGTAAGAGGCGTGAGCATTCTCATTCTAGGTCCCGGTCCCGTTCCCGGTCCCGGTCCAAATCTCAGTCCCATTCCCGATCCCGCTCCCAGTCTCGTGGATACGACGATCATCCAAGATCAAGGTCCCCTCGAGGTCGAAGCCATAGTCGGAGTTATAGAGAAGATAGCTATAGTGACAGTCGATACGATAGAAGTGAAAGACGCAGGGATCGTGAGGATAAACGTCAGCGTGAACATTATTCAGTG GCCCCATCTGCAACTATTGTTGTGAAAGGTCTCTCACAGAAAACTACTGAGGAGGATCTGTACCAAATACTT GCGGAGTGGGGACCCCTTCGTCATGTTCGTGTTATAAAGGAAAGAAATTCTGGCATTTCTCGGGGATTTGCGTTTATCGATTTTCCTTCTGTG GGAGCCGCACAAGCAATGATGGACAAGCTAGGAGATGATGGTCTTGTTGTGGATGGCAGAAAGCTTTTCTTCGAATAtag TAGTAAACCTACTGGTGGTCCAGGTCCTGATGGAGCTATGAAATCAGGCCATAATCATAAGAGCATTACAATACCATCTGATTGGATGTGCACTATATGTGGCTACATCAATTTTGCACGTCGTACCTCTTGTTATCAG TGTAATGAGCCACGAACTGAGGATGCTCCTGCAGCAGATATTTCATTAACAAATTCATCAGCCATAGGGAAGAAGGGTCTGGAGGCAG GTCCAACTCATGTTTTGGTTGTTCGCGGATTGGATGAAAATGCTGATGAGGAAATGCTCCGCTATGAGTTTTCTAAACATGCTCCAATTAAG GATCTGCGTCTTGTGAGAGACAAGTTTACACATGTCTCAAGGggatttgcatttgtacactttTATTCG GTGGAGGATGCTACCAAAGCTCTTGAGGCAACAAATGGGACTACTCTTGAGAAGAATGGACAAATTCTAAGAGTGGCATATGCTAAAAGTATCTTGGGCCCTGGATCAGGAGCACCAGGAACTTCCCAATCAAGCAGCCTTGCAGCAGCTGCTATTGAGGCTGCGACCTTTGCTCAACAG TATGATTCTGTGGGGTGGGCTCCAAAAGAATACAATCCCGATGATAAGCAAGCTACTGCTCCTGAGCAAAGCACCGCAGGTGGTGCTCCACAATCAGGCTTTGTTTGGGATGAAGCATCCGGTTATTACTATGATGCCGCATCTGGGTTTTACTACGATGGAAATACTG GTCTTTACTACGATGGTAATAATGGGATATGGTATACGTATGACCACCAAACTCAACAGTACATCCCTTGCACTGAACAAAACCAAAACAACACAGCTAACCAGCAGTCTGAACCTTCCAAGGCATCTGATGGTGCCAGTAGTAAAAAGGTGGTAATTTCTGCACCGGCTTCTACTGTTGCATCAGTTGAGAAGCCTGCATCATTGGCAGATGCTGTGCAGGCTGCTGCAACGGCTGCTTTAGCTgctgagaagaaagaaaaagagaaggcaaAGGAGATAAAACTTGCCTCAAAAAGCAGTATTCTAGCAAACAAGAAAAAAATGAACAATGTGTTGTCAATGTGGAAGCAGAGGAGCCATGAAGGGCAGGCTACTCGAGTAGCCTTGGAGGACAATCAACTCTCTGTTTCCACCGACGATAGGTCATACCCTACAAAGAACAGGTTAAAAGGTGAATCTATGCCTAGGGAAACCAATGTATCTAGCTTGGGAACACATACAACTGTTATCCAGGCTGCTGGTTTGGACTCTCAGGCGCAGGCACGCCCTGTTAGTAATAGTCTTGGTGGAACTATTATGGGAGTTATAAGGGGTTCAGGAAGAGGGGTTGTCAAGTCAGATACCTACCCTGGTTCTACAGCTTCTCCATCATCATTCTCAAGTTCTTCAGCTGCAAGTGTCGATGCACAGATAAGTTCAACTCCTTTTAGAACAGATGTCTCTGCCTTGGGttcatatacaccatcagtggcTGCTGGAAGTGGCAGAAGAAGGTTTTCAGAAGCGCCTAGTTCCGCTTCAATTCATAAGGAGCAACCTCAAACAACCTATAGGGATCGTGCAGCTGAGAGGAGAAGTTTGTATGGCTCATCATCATCGGGTGGGAATGATTTGGCTGATTATGAAATTGGGGATTCAA ATCGAGATTTTGTGTCGAGGAAGGGTGATCCTATGCCTTTTCCTCCTGGGGTTGGTGGAGGACGTGCAGTTGGAGAAGTCAACCTTGATACTTTTGAGGTGATTACAGCAGAAAAAGCACTTGATGAAAACAATGTTGGCAATCGTATGCTTCGCAACATGGGATGGCAGGAAGGCTTG GGACTTGGAAAGGATGGGAGTGGAATGGTAGAGCCAGTGCAGGCACAAGCCATGGAGAATAGAGCAGGACTTGGAAGTCAGCAGAAGAAGTTAGATCCTAGCCTTGAGGTGCAGGCAGGGGACAGTTATAAGATGCTTATTCATAAAAAGGCACTTGCCAGGTTCCGGGAAATGAATGACAGTTAA